One genomic region from Anopheles bellator chromosome 2, idAnoBellAS_SP24_06.2, whole genome shotgun sequence encodes:
- the LOC131208657 gene encoding zinc finger CCCH domain-containing protein 13-like isoform X1, whose translation MALKFILFLVAAVGAASLQDYQQPQSQQHQQQQQQQQQHTTEPENRQQSNDNRFVVDTQHANEEQIGYDFSYSVHDPVTGDQKSQEESRRNGHVRGQYSWVDADGIRQIVDYRADDRTGFNAQQRSEPVNRPRLNRVLKLVPAQSVKPLYTIDTVLAPAYTSVTRVDQIRRRDQDTTRGGGREGQQSEKLGDARANRRDELSEQRDERREGRPEATEHEDRHEERHDERREEHRDDRRQDQQREDRRDEDRRERERHDERRVEHRDERRNEQRQENQDDRRQQGLGAGIQSEVRFHAPSVTYEYRN comes from the exons ATGGCGCTGAAG TTTATTCTTTTCCTGGTGGCAGCAGTGGGCGCCGCCAGCTTGCAAGACTATCAACAGCCTCAAagccagcaacaccagcagcagcaacagcagcagcagcaacacactACAGAGCCAGAGAACCGTCAGCAATCGAACGATAATCGATTTGTTGTGGACACCCAACATGCTAACGAAGAACAGATCGGCTATGACTTCTCGTACTCCGTTCACGATCCAGTCACGGGAGACCAGAAGAGCCAGGAAGAGTCGCGACGAAACGGGCACGTCCGGGGCCAGTACTCTTGGGTTGACGCGGACGGTATTCGTCAAATTGTCGACTACCGTGCCGATGATCGCACCGGCTTCAACGCCCAGCAACGCAGTGAACCCGTCAACCGACCACGCCTGAACCGAGTGTTGAAGCTCGTGCCTGCTCAGTCGGTTAAGCCACTGTACACGATCGACACAGTCCTCGCCCCAGCCTACACGTCCGTGACACGAGTGGACCAGATCCGACGACGAGACCAGGATACTACCCGTGGAGGCGGCCGAGAAGGACAGCAAAGTGAAAAGCTCGGAGATGCTCGGGCCAATCGGCGGGATGAGCTCAGTGAGCAGCGAGATGAACGGCGCGAAGGGCGGCCAGAGGCGACCGAGCACGAGGATCGTCACGAGGAACGCCATGACGAGCGGCGTGAAGAACACCGTGACGATCGGCGTCAGGATCAGCAACGGGAGGATCGTCGCGACGAGGATCGCCGGGAACGCGAGCGTCACGATGAACGCCGGGTCGAGCACCGCGATGAGCGCCGTAATGAGCAACGCCAGGAGAACCAGGACGATCGCCGCCAGCAAGGACTCGGTGCTGGAATTCAGTCGGAGGTGCGATTCCATGCCCCTTCCGTGACCTACGAGTACCGTAACTGA
- the LOC131207686 gene encoding pupal cuticle protein Edg-84A-like: protein MSVVWGFRSGPKIRYVALFALVAVASAQHYQQYQPQYHHQPQYHHHQPEYHHYQPQQVVYKQPALVKAVQPALLKTLQPTLVKTVKHVEQYPDAPAEYQFAYDVHDDHTGDVKSQQEERHGDVVKGQYTLIDADGYRRVVDYTADDHNGFNAVVRREPLEGHKVVKAVAPVAKLVAPVHTKLFAPQPQVHYQPAPQTVHYQHQPAAPQYYHAAAPVAKVALPTVTKVALPVAKLATYAQHHDAVNHVQFHGPSTNYNY, encoded by the exons ATGAGTGTAGTGTGGGGCTTTAGATCGGGTCCAAAGATCAGG TACGTTGCTCTGTTCGCTCTGGTTGCTGTGGCCAGCGCCCAGCATTACCAGCAGTACCAGCCCCAGTACCATCACCAGCCCCagtaccaccatcaccagccagAGTACCATCACTACCAGCCGCAGCAAGTGGTGTACAAGCAGCCCGCCCTGGTCAAAGCCGTCCAACCGGCTCTACTGAAGACCCTGCAGCCGACGCTGGTCAAGACGGTGAAGCACGTGGAACAGTACCCGGATGCTCCGGCCGAGTACCAGTTTGCGTACGATGTGCACGATGACCACACCGGCGATGTGAAGAGCCAACAGGAAGAGCGCCACGGAGATGTGGTCAAGGGACAGTACACGTTGATCGATGCCGATGGTTATCGTCGCGTGGTCGACTATACCGCCGACGATCACAACGGATTCAACGCCGTCGTTCGCCGGGAACCGCTCGAAGGACACAAGGTCGTGAAGGCCGTGGCTCCCGTGGCCAAGCTGGTCGCTCCGGTCCACACCAAACTGTTCGCCCCGCAGCCGCAGGTCCACTACCAGCCGGCACCGCAGACCGTTCACtaccagcaccagccggcTGCCCCGCAGTACTACCATGCGGCGGCTCCCGTTGCCAAGGTTGCTCTGCCCACCGTGACCAAGGTGGCCCTTCCGGTGGCTAAGCTGGCCACTTACGCCCAGCACCATGACGCCGTGAACCACGTGCAGTTCCACGGACCGTCGACCAACTACAACTACTGA
- the LOC131207688 gene encoding cuticle protein-like, with protein MRELSFSLRGLDDISNLFLLHIVHFQFVAFFAVLAAASAGVIPIEEVHQQYQPAAYSAHLAQPTLIKTVAQPTIVKTVAQPTYIKTIAQPTLVKHIDEDHDAQYDFSYGVHDDHTGDIKSQHESRHGDQVHGQYSLIDADGHKRTVEYTADDHNGFNAVVHREPTDIKIPQPAVHKIIAQPALTKVIAQPAKIIAAQPAYVADYHHSAPAVIKTPQLYAQPSLVAPQPTIVKSYAQPAIVKSYVQPTTVVKSYLQPSIVKSYAQPAAYVKQIEEYAPANYEFSYSVHDEHTGDIKSQHETRHGDQVHGQYSLLDSDGHQRIVDYTADDHNGFNAVVRREPANVKVLQPVQKVITQPAYAGHY; from the exons ATGAGAGAGCTTTCATTCTCTCTTCGCGGGCTGGACGATATTTCTAACCTCTTTCTTCTCCACATCGTCCACTTTCAGTTTGTTGCCTTCTTCGCCGTGCTGGCCGCTGCCAGCGCCGGAGTCATTCCGATCGAGGAAGTCCACCAGCAGTACCAACCAGCCGCGTACTCGGCACACTTGGCCCAGCCGACGCTGATCAAGACCGTGGCGCAACCAACGATCGTGAAGACCGTTGCCCAGCCGACCTACATCAAAACGATCGCTCAGCCCACTCTGGTCAAGCACATCGATGAGGATCACGATGCTCAGTATGATTTCTCCTACGGCGTGCACGACGATCACACCGGTGACATCAAGAGCCAGCACGAGTCCCGCCACGGCGATCAGGTCCACGGACAGTACAGCCTGATCGACGCCGATGGCCACAAGCGCACGGTTGAGTACACTGCCGACGATCACAACGGGTTCAACGCCGTCGTTCACcgcgaaccgaccgacatcAAGATCCCGCAGCCGGCCGTCCACAAGATCATCGCACAGCCCGCCCTCACGAAGGTTATTGCTCAACCTGCCAAAATTATTGCCGCCCAGCCGGCGTACGTTGCCGACTATCATCACTCTGCCCCGGCTGTGATCAAGACC CCACAACTGTACGCACAGCCTAGCTTGGTGGCACCGCAGCCGACCATCGTCAAATCATACGCCCAGCCTGCGATCGTGAAGAGCTACGTCCAGCCGACGACGGTAGTGAAAAGTTATCTACAGCCCTCCATCGTGAAGAGCTACGCACAGCCGGCGGCCTATGTGAAACAGATTGAGGAGTACGCCCCGGCCAACTACGAGTTCTCCTACTCCGTCCATGATGAGCACACCGGAGACATCAAGAGCCAGCACGAGACGCGCCACGGAGACCAAGTGCACGGTCAGTACTCGCTGCTGGACTCCGATGGCCACCAACGCATCGTCGACTATACCGCCGACGATCACAACGGATTCAACGCGGTTGTCCGTCGCGAACCCGCCAACGTGAAAGTGCTTCAGCCTGTCCAAAAGGTTATTACACAGCCGGCGTACGCGGGACACTACTGA
- the LOC131208657 gene encoding zinc finger CCCH domain-containing protein 13-like isoform X2, translating into MSAQFILFLVAAVGAASLQDYQQPQSQQHQQQQQQQQQHTTEPENRQQSNDNRFVVDTQHANEEQIGYDFSYSVHDPVTGDQKSQEESRRNGHVRGQYSWVDADGIRQIVDYRADDRTGFNAQQRSEPVNRPRLNRVLKLVPAQSVKPLYTIDTVLAPAYTSVTRVDQIRRRDQDTTRGGGREGQQSEKLGDARANRRDELSEQRDERREGRPEATEHEDRHEERHDERREEHRDDRRQDQQREDRRDEDRRERERHDERRVEHRDERRNEQRQENQDDRRQQGLGAGIQSEVRFHAPSVTYEYRN; encoded by the coding sequence ATGTCCGCACAGTTTATTCTTTTCCTGGTGGCAGCAGTGGGCGCCGCCAGCTTGCAAGACTATCAACAGCCTCAAagccagcaacaccagcagcagcaacagcagcagcagcaacacactACAGAGCCAGAGAACCGTCAGCAATCGAACGATAATCGATTTGTTGTGGACACCCAACATGCTAACGAAGAACAGATCGGCTATGACTTCTCGTACTCCGTTCACGATCCAGTCACGGGAGACCAGAAGAGCCAGGAAGAGTCGCGACGAAACGGGCACGTCCGGGGCCAGTACTCTTGGGTTGACGCGGACGGTATTCGTCAAATTGTCGACTACCGTGCCGATGATCGCACCGGCTTCAACGCCCAGCAACGCAGTGAACCCGTCAACCGACCACGCCTGAACCGAGTGTTGAAGCTCGTGCCTGCTCAGTCGGTTAAGCCACTGTACACGATCGACACAGTCCTCGCCCCAGCCTACACGTCCGTGACACGAGTGGACCAGATCCGACGACGAGACCAGGATACTACCCGTGGAGGCGGCCGAGAAGGACAGCAAAGTGAAAAGCTCGGAGATGCTCGGGCCAATCGGCGGGATGAGCTCAGTGAGCAGCGAGATGAACGGCGCGAAGGGCGGCCAGAGGCGACCGAGCACGAGGATCGTCACGAGGAACGCCATGACGAGCGGCGTGAAGAACACCGTGACGATCGGCGTCAGGATCAGCAACGGGAGGATCGTCGCGACGAGGATCGCCGGGAACGCGAGCGTCACGATGAACGCCGGGTCGAGCACCGCGATGAGCGCCGTAATGAGCAACGCCAGGAGAACCAGGACGATCGCCGCCAGCAAGGACTCGGTGCTGGAATTCAGTCGGAGGTGCGATTCCATGCCCCTTCCGTGACCTACGAGTACCGTAACTGA
- the LOC131208656 gene encoding uncharacterized protein LOC131208656 has protein sequence MNRYLTLSQLGDGTYGTVVLGQRKDTGEKVAIKRMKRKYYSWEEAMSLREVKSLKKLSHANVVKLKEVIRENDVLYFVFEYMQENLYQLIKDRDTHFPETTIRLILQQILTGLAFMHRHGFFHRDLKPENVLCSGPETVKIADFGLAREIRSRPPYTDYVSTRWYRAPEVLLHSTRYGSSIDLWAVGCIVAELYTFRPLFPGSSEVDQLFKICSILGTPDKTDWAEGHKLAATIQFRFPECPKIALATLVTRASASGIQLLEDMLQWDPEKRPTAQQSMKYSYFSSMKARSSANLSTNQQHNHQPNGNSNGINGSVAAIPNARLSIMDVPSNANYKSITTNELNDINSILTLSRVPDLAAQPTQPLANSQQLHGEGTKGSSKFQSGINYSVLNEMLNNYNAGLGVPLNPHQGGPAVVSTQVKLLRNGPSAMYNKSVASSDLTITTSVNEAVGKATNESGSGSVVSYAIIKPAVVRIADSRPTDAAPPINAIGGVSLRKEKVNDIFVTRSNDFHHQKANGQSKAGHGRALPAIDSDDSSYFGSGFYLHKKSAAKNGSSGASIGGGSDGIIGGASSVYNDSFASDGKVYNAFSKQPVLVSRKTDEDLKAYRNRNGTMHRAIHGHFSKSWEPTNQRGNSFEDDALGDILGSRIQANKKPVKSFKLEDLFGSISFSKDSTTSKYPNTVPFAKGSTKNVGAGPGVADIFDNSESKPSHSSANVVPRRKNQQIFVSNNGNLVANDFSGPNASFKLFPWDDIPKHEVEKKQWIPDSGVLTFVGTGNEHVGRTDWAAKYLNK, from the exons ATGAATCGATACCTGACACTAAGCCAGCTGGGCGATGGTACCTACGGGACCGTTGTCCTTGGCCAGCGGAAGGACACTGGAGAAAAGGTCGCTATAAAGCGCATGAAGCGGAAGTACTACTCGTGGGAGGAAGCTATGAGTCTTAGAGAAGTGAAG TCACTGAAAAAACTCTCCCATGCCAACGTGGTCAAGCTGAAGGAGGTGATACGGGAAAACGACGTGCTGTACTTTGTGTTCGAGTACATGCAGGAAAACCTGTACCAACTGATCAAGGATCGTGACACACACTTTCCCGAGACCACCATAAGACTGATTCTGCAACAGATCCTAACGGGCCTGGCGTTCATGCACCGGCACGGCTTCTTCCATCGGGACCTGAAACCGGAAAATGTGCTCTGCAGTGGACCGGAAACGGTCAAAATCGCCGATTTCGGTCTCGCGCGAGAAATACGCTCCCGGCCCCCGTACACGGACTACGTCTCGACGAGGTG GTATCGTGCACCGGAGGTACTGCTACATTCGACCCGCTACGGAAGCTCGATCGATCTATGGGCTGTAGGATGTATTGTGGCGGAACTGTACACATTTCGACCACTTTTTCCTGGTTCTAGTGAGGTGGATCAGTTATTTAAGATATGCTCGATACTCGGTACGCCCGATAAG ACCGATTGGGCGGAGGGTCATAAGCTGGCGGCGACGATACAGTTTCGCTTTCCAGAGTGCCCGAAGATTGCGTTGGCTACGCTGGTCACCAGGGCCAGTGCGTCCGGCATTCAGTTGCTAGAGGATATGCTGCAGTGGGATCCGGAGAAACGACCAACCGCCCAACAGTCGATGAAGTACTCCTATTTTAGCAGTATGAAAGCACGGAGTTCCGCGAATCTTTCCACTAACCAGCAACACAATCATCAGCcaaacggcaacagcaacggcaTCAACGGCTCCGTGGCCGCTATTCCGAACGCTCGTCTCTCGATCATGGACGTCCCCAGCAACGCCAACTACAAATCGATCACTACCAACGAGTTGAACGATATCAACTCGATCCTGACCCTGTCCCGGGTGCCCGATCTAGCAGCGCAGCCGACGCAACCGCTGGCGAACTCACAACAGCTGCACGGTGAAGGAACGAAAGGTAGTAGCAAGTTTCAGAGTGGCATCAATTACAGTGTGTTGAACGAAATGCTTAACAACTACAATGCCGGCCTGGGGGTACCTTTGAATCCACACCAAGGTGGTCCAGCGGTCGTATCGACACAGGTGAAACTGCTCCGGAATGGACCATCGGCCATGTACAATAAATCGGTCGCATCCAGTGACTTGACCATCACGACGTCTGTGAATGAAGCCGTGGGCAAGGCGACGAATGAAAGCGGTTCCGGATCAGTCGTCAGTTATGCCATCATTAAGCCGGCGGTTGTCCGGATCGCTGACAGCCGGCCAACGGATGCAGCCCCGCCAATCAACGCAATAGGTGGCGTCAGTTTGCGGAAGGAAAAAGTGAACGATATATTCGTTACACGAAGCAATGACTTTCACCACCAAAAGGCCAACGGCCAATCGAAGGCTGGCCACGGGCGGGCACTTCCGGCAATCGACAGCGATGATTCCAGCTACTTCGGAAGTGGATTCTATTTGCACAAGAAAAGTGCTGCCAAGAACGGCTCTAGTGGCGCTAGCattggcggtggcagcgacgGCATCATTGGTGGTGCTAGTTCGGTGTACAATGATAGCTTTGCGAGCGACGGTAAAGTGTATAACGCATTTTCGAAACAGCCCGTACTGGTGTCGAGAAAAACGGACGAAGACCTCAAGGCTTATCGCAATCGGAACGGTACGATGCATCGAGCTATCCACGGTCACTTCAGCAAAAGCTGGGAACCGACCAACCAACGCGGCAACAGCTTCGAGGATGATGCGCTGGGAGATATTCTGGG AAGCAGAATAcaagcgaacaaaaaaccaGTGAAGAGTTTCAAGCTGGAGGATCTGTTTGGATCTATCTCATTCAGCAAAGATTCGACGACCTCCAAATATCCCAACACTGTTCCCTTCGCTAAGGGCAGCACGAAGAATGTTGGAGCCGGACCGGGTGTGGCAGATATTTTCGACAACTCTGAATCCAAACCTTCACACTCAAGTGCAAACGTTGTCCCACGGCGGAAAAATCAGCAAATCTTCGTTTCAAATAATGG GAACTTGGTAGCAAACGATTTTAGCGGACCGAATGCATCTTTCAAACTGTTTCCATGGGACGATATACCAAAGCATGAGGTGGAGAAAAAGCAATGGATTCCGGATAGTG GAGTGTTGACGTTCGTCGGGACGGGCAATGAGCACGTGGGACGAACGGATTGGGCGGCCAAGTACCTCAACAAATAA
- the LOC131208659 gene encoding cuticle protein 18.6-like, producing MAFKFVAFATLIAAASAGLLPVAHHGAIATSHSSIQHHSAPAVHYHGDLHASPAVYHHAPAIVKTIAQPTIVKSVEHHAPANYEFSYSVHDEHTGDIKSQHETRHGDEVHGQYSLLDSDGHHRIVDYHADHHSGFNAVVRREPTNVKVLQPVHKVIAQPVHVHAHHAAPIAHHVAPVAHATYQHHHAAPIAHHAIPVAHATIQHHHAAPIAHYAAPIAHHAAPIAHSSSSIVHGHNHLSHHHY from the exons ATGGCGTTTAAG TTCGTCGCATTCGCAACACTGATCGCTGCCGCCAGCGCAGGGCTACTTCCGGTTGCTCATCATGGAGCCATCGCGACGTCCCActccagcatccagcaccACTCGGCTCCAGCTGTCCACTACCACGGTGATCTCCATGCTTCACCCGCCGTCTACCACCATGCTCCGGCCATCGTCAAGACCATCGCCCAACCGACGATCGTCAAGTCCGTAGAGCACCACGCCCCGGCCAACTACGAGTTCTCCTACTCCGTCCATGATGAGCACACCGGAGACATCAAAAGCCAGCACGAAACCCGTCACGGAGATGAAGTGCACGGTCAGTACTCGCTGCTGGActccgatggccaccaccgcatcGTCGACTACCATGCCGACCACCACTCAGGATTCAACGCCGTCGTGCGCCGTGAGCCCACCAATGTGAAGGTCCTCCAGCCAGTGCACAAAGTGATCGCTCAACCAGTGCATGTCCATGCTCACCATGCTGCCCCGATCGCTCATCATGTTGCTCCCGTCGCCCACGCTACCTACCAACACCATCACGCCGCCCCGATCGCCCACCATGCCATTCCGGTCGCTCATGCTACCATCCAGCATCACCACGCGGCTCCTATTGCCCACTACGCCGCGCCGATCGCTCATCATGCCGCTCCGATTGCGCATTCGTCGTCGAGCATCGTGCACGGCCATAACCACCTGAGCCATCACCATTACTAA
- the LOC131207687 gene encoding larval cuticle protein A2B-like — MAFKFLAVVAFLAVASAQHYDPHHYQQPQYHQYHHEPAVVKTLQPALIKTIQPTLVKTVKHVEYPEAPAEYQFQYSVHDDHTGDIKSQQEERHGDDVKGQYTLIDADGHRRIVDYTADEHNGFNAVVRREPIEGHKIVKTIAPVAKVVAPVHYSHQPHYEHHY; from the exons ATGGCGTTCAAA TTCCTGGCCGTCGTCGCTTTCCTGGCCGTTGCCAGCGCCCAGCACTACGATCCTCACCACTACCAGCAGCCCCAGTACCACCAGTATCACCATGAACCGGCCGTCGTGAAGACGCTCCAGCCGGCGCTGATCAAGACCATCCAGCCGACGCTGGTCAAGACGGTGAAGCACGTCGAGTACCCGGAAGCCCCGGCCGAGTACCAGTTCCAGTACTCCGTCCACGATGACCACACCGGTGACATCAAGAGCCAGCAGGAGGAGCGCCACGGAGACGATGTTAAGGGACAGTACACGCTGATCGATGCCGATGGTCACCGCCGTATCGTCGACTACACCGCCGACGAGCACAACGGATTCAACGCCGTCGTCCGCCGGGAGCCGATCGAGGGACACAAGATCGTCAAGACGATCGCGCCGGTCGCCAAGGTCGTGGCCCCGGTCCATTACAGCCACCAGCCGCACTACGAGCACCACTACTGA
- the LOC131208660 gene encoding larval cuticle protein A2B-like, translated as MVFKVVLALAIASVANAVLLPTLVKKVELEAPAEYHFSYSVHDEHTGDIKSQQEERHGDDVKGQYTLIDADGYRRVVDYTADEHNGFNAVVRREPLAHHQLVKTVVPVAKVAAVPVAHYVAAPVAKVALPVAKYAVPVAKVVAPAHVATVSFSAPSLTYHY; from the exons ATGGTGTTCAAA GTGGTCCTTGCTTTGGCTATCGCCAGCGTGGCAAATGCCGTTCTGCTGCCCACTCTGGTGAAAAAGGTGGAGCTGGAGGCCCCGGCCGAGTATCACTTTTCGTACTCCGTCCACGACGAGCACACCGGTGACATCAAGAGCCAGCAGGAGGAGCGCCACGGAGACGATGTTAAGGGACAGTACACTCTGATCGATGCCGATGGTTATCGGCGTGTGGTCGACTACACCGCCGACGAGCACAACGGATTCAATGCCGTGGTCCGCCGGGAACCGCTGGCTCACCACCAGCTCGTCAAGACCGTGGTCCCGGTGGCTAAGGTCGCTGCCGTACCGGTAGCCCATTACGTAGCTGCTCCCGTGGCCAAGGTTGCCCTCCCGGTGGCGAAGTATGCCGTTCCGGTCGCGAAAGTGGTAGCGCCTGCTCACGTAGCCACCGTCAGTTTCTCGGCCCCTAGCCTCACCTATCACTACTAA